A region of the Candidatus Paceibacterota bacterium genome:
ATCCATTTCCTTTTATCATTCCAACAATCTCTTTTATCATTTCTTTTGTTTCTCCGGCTTGCCCAATGTCTGTGTGGATTTCCAGGTTTTTGTAGTTATTTGGCATTATTTCGAGGAGCTTGTTTTCTACTTTTTCTCTGATTTTTATTGCCAAAGAAAGTGAAATCATGGTCTCTTCATAAATTCTCGTTCGGAGAGTGTATTTTTTATCATTTTTTATTTTTTTGTAAAAAAATCTTCCTCCCTGTCCTTCTCTATGTATAACAACCGCCGTTACAAAAAGAGGATCTTCTTTTCCTTCAGAATCAGTGCCCACAAC
Encoded here:
- a CDS encoding ribonuclease H-like YkuK family protein gives rise to the protein MFEYFISPSKGKMNFNKLLEEIINYILEEPQKIYQLVVGTDSEGKEDPLFVTAVVIHREGQGGRFFYKKIKNDKKYTLRTRIYEETMISLSLAIKIREKVENKLLEIMPNNYKNLEIHTDIGQAGETKEMIKEIVGMIKGNGFDVKIKPEAFGATVIADRCLK